The following coding sequences are from one Gossypium hirsutum isolate 1008001.06 chromosome A12, Gossypium_hirsutum_v2.1, whole genome shotgun sequence window:
- the LOC107933489 gene encoding uncharacterized protein isoform X2, translated as MATSSECEGDGEENEEQFLFHQTQKLLSLYLGVSFSVFLAYLPESSLALLPKLQTQTRDITARLLTAEEQLRQMKSRRKEDSKANARVVEIFATHRNTWQAEEKQLLQQIQDQRAKIEELERETHESKRRIEEIQDIIGFISTTSGAAAGEQQQQQQQEQMEEAFAAEDTRDDQLKFNGVLNVAHNGNFPFTPDLLASASSKFWADRATVWQDIQCESLESLYHMKHFVARRESPWKVDGESTGVSSKLELLEQELLNLEKLGKSDFSRVPSLMRKQARRYQALTAKIDDLCRRMASDPSEPTLSVEFETQRQTEFLLEAFRLQQHASETGQKLMALQTEIGKSYYKDDIGRSGSAKAGTKQSMDSIRNNLQEVQRNLEIWLARIIGDLEGILARDGSCSSRIREYCVSRYNSHFVQ; from the exons ATGGCAACCTCAAGTGAATGTGAAGGTGATGGTGAAGAAAATGAGGAGCAATTTCTATTTCACCAAACCCAGAAGCTGCTTTCTTTATATCTCGGTGTTAGTTTCAGTGTTTTCTTGGCATACCTTCCCGAGTCTTCCCTCGCTTTGCTGCCCAAGTTGCAAACCCAAACGAGAGATATCACAGCTAGGCTTTTAACGGCCGAAGAGCAGTTGAGGCAAATGAAGTCTAGGAGAAAAGAGGACTCCAAAGCTAACGCCAGAGTGGTCGAGATCTTTGCCACCCACAGGAACACGTGGCAAGCGGAGGAGAAACAGCTCCTGCAGCAGATCCAGGATCAGAGGGCCAAGATCGAGGAGTTGGAGAGGGAGACCCATGAATCCAAGCGGAGAATTGAGGAGATCCAGGACATTATCGGCTTCATCTCTACTACTAGCGGAGCTGCTGCTGGAGAACAACAACAACAGCAACAACAAGAACAAATGGAGGAGGCATTCGCTGCGGAAGACACCAGGGATGACCAACTCAAGTTTAATGGTGTCCTTAATGTTGCTCACAATGGGAATTTCCCCTTCACTCCCGATCTATTAGCTTCTGCTTCTTCTAAGTTCTGGGCCGACAGAGCTACTGTCTGGCAG GATATACAGTGTGAATCTCTTGAATCTTTGTATCATATGAAGCATTTTGTTGCAAG AAGGGAATCACCTTGGAAGGTAGATGGTGAATCAACTGGAGTTTCCTCTAAACTAGAGCTGCTTGAACAGGAACTATTGAATTTGGAAAAACTAGGCAAAAGTGATTTTTCAAGGGTACCTTCATTAATGAGGAAGCAGGCCAGAAGGTATCAAGCTCTTACTGCAAAGATTGATGATCTCTGCAGAAGAATG GCTAGTGATCCCTCTGAACCTACCCTCAGTGTAGAGTTTGAAACACAGAGGCAGACGGAGTTTTTGCTGGAAGCATTTCGGCTTCAGCAGCATGCATCTGAAACTGGTCAAAAGCTAATGGCATTACAAACCGAGATAGGGAAGAGTTACTACAAGGATGATATTGGAAGGTCAGGGTCAGCCAAAGCGGGCACGAAACAATCCATGGATTCCATTAGAAACAACTTACAGGAAGTACAAAGAAACTTGGAGATATGGTTGGCCAGAATTATAGGAGACCTGGAAGGGATTCTGGCCAGAGATGGCTCTTGCTCTTCTCGTATTAGGGAATACTGCGTTTCTAGATACAACAGTCATTTTGTGCAGTAG
- the LOC107933489 gene encoding uncharacterized protein isoform X3, translated as MATSSECEGDGEENEEQFLFHQTQKLLSLYLGVSFSVFLAYLPESSLALLPKLQTQTRDITARLLTAEEQLRQMKSRRKEDSKANARVVEIFATHRNTWQAEEKQLLQQIQDQRAKIEELERETHESKRRIEEIQDIIGFISTTSGAAAGEQQQQQQQEQMEEAFAAEDTRDDQLKFNGVLNVAHNGNFPFTPDLLASASSKFWADRATVWQDIQCESLESLYHMKHFVARESPWKVDGESTGVSSKLELLEQELLNLEKLGKSDFSRVPSLMRKQARRYQALTAKIDDLCRRMQASDPSEPTLSVEFETQRQTEFLLEAFRLQQHASETGQKLMALQTEIGKSYYKDDIGRSGSAKAGTKQSMDSIRNNLQEVQRNLEIWLARIIGDLEGILARDGSCSSRIREYCVSRYNSHFVQ; from the exons ATGGCAACCTCAAGTGAATGTGAAGGTGATGGTGAAGAAAATGAGGAGCAATTTCTATTTCACCAAACCCAGAAGCTGCTTTCTTTATATCTCGGTGTTAGTTTCAGTGTTTTCTTGGCATACCTTCCCGAGTCTTCCCTCGCTTTGCTGCCCAAGTTGCAAACCCAAACGAGAGATATCACAGCTAGGCTTTTAACGGCCGAAGAGCAGTTGAGGCAAATGAAGTCTAGGAGAAAAGAGGACTCCAAAGCTAACGCCAGAGTGGTCGAGATCTTTGCCACCCACAGGAACACGTGGCAAGCGGAGGAGAAACAGCTCCTGCAGCAGATCCAGGATCAGAGGGCCAAGATCGAGGAGTTGGAGAGGGAGACCCATGAATCCAAGCGGAGAATTGAGGAGATCCAGGACATTATCGGCTTCATCTCTACTACTAGCGGAGCTGCTGCTGGAGAACAACAACAACAGCAACAACAAGAACAAATGGAGGAGGCATTCGCTGCGGAAGACACCAGGGATGACCAACTCAAGTTTAATGGTGTCCTTAATGTTGCTCACAATGGGAATTTCCCCTTCACTCCCGATCTATTAGCTTCTGCTTCTTCTAAGTTCTGGGCCGACAGAGCTACTGTCTGGCAG GATATACAGTGTGAATCTCTTGAATCTTTGTATCATATGAAGCATTTTGTTGCAAG GGAATCACCTTGGAAGGTAGATGGTGAATCAACTGGAGTTTCCTCTAAACTAGAGCTGCTTGAACAGGAACTATTGAATTTGGAAAAACTAGGCAAAAGTGATTTTTCAAGGGTACCTTCATTAATGAGGAAGCAGGCCAGAAGGTATCAAGCTCTTACTGCAAAGATTGATGATCTCTGCAGAAGAATG CAGGCTAGTGATCCCTCTGAACCTACCCTCAGTGTAGAGTTTGAAACACAGAGGCAGACGGAGTTTTTGCTGGAAGCATTTCGGCTTCAGCAGCATGCATCTGAAACTGGTCAAAAGCTAATGGCATTACAAACCGAGATAGGGAAGAGTTACTACAAGGATGATATTGGAAGGTCAGGGTCAGCCAAAGCGGGCACGAAACAATCCATGGATTCCATTAGAAACAACTTACAGGAAGTACAAAGAAACTTGGAGATATGGTTGGCCAGAATTATAGGAGACCTGGAAGGGATTCTGGCCAGAGATGGCTCTTGCTCTTCTCGTATTAGGGAATACTGCGTTTCTAGATACAACAGTCATTTTGTGCAGTAG
- the LOC107933489 gene encoding uncharacterized protein isoform X1, with the protein MATSSECEGDGEENEEQFLFHQTQKLLSLYLGVSFSVFLAYLPESSLALLPKLQTQTRDITARLLTAEEQLRQMKSRRKEDSKANARVVEIFATHRNTWQAEEKQLLQQIQDQRAKIEELERETHESKRRIEEIQDIIGFISTTSGAAAGEQQQQQQQEQMEEAFAAEDTRDDQLKFNGVLNVAHNGNFPFTPDLLASASSKFWADRATVWQDIQCESLESLYHMKHFVARRESPWKVDGESTGVSSKLELLEQELLNLEKLGKSDFSRVPSLMRKQARRYQALTAKIDDLCRRMQASDPSEPTLSVEFETQRQTEFLLEAFRLQQHASETGQKLMALQTEIGKSYYKDDIGRSGSAKAGTKQSMDSIRNNLQEVQRNLEIWLARIIGDLEGILARDGSCSSRIREYCVSRYNSHFVQ; encoded by the exons ATGGCAACCTCAAGTGAATGTGAAGGTGATGGTGAAGAAAATGAGGAGCAATTTCTATTTCACCAAACCCAGAAGCTGCTTTCTTTATATCTCGGTGTTAGTTTCAGTGTTTTCTTGGCATACCTTCCCGAGTCTTCCCTCGCTTTGCTGCCCAAGTTGCAAACCCAAACGAGAGATATCACAGCTAGGCTTTTAACGGCCGAAGAGCAGTTGAGGCAAATGAAGTCTAGGAGAAAAGAGGACTCCAAAGCTAACGCCAGAGTGGTCGAGATCTTTGCCACCCACAGGAACACGTGGCAAGCGGAGGAGAAACAGCTCCTGCAGCAGATCCAGGATCAGAGGGCCAAGATCGAGGAGTTGGAGAGGGAGACCCATGAATCCAAGCGGAGAATTGAGGAGATCCAGGACATTATCGGCTTCATCTCTACTACTAGCGGAGCTGCTGCTGGAGAACAACAACAACAGCAACAACAAGAACAAATGGAGGAGGCATTCGCTGCGGAAGACACCAGGGATGACCAACTCAAGTTTAATGGTGTCCTTAATGTTGCTCACAATGGGAATTTCCCCTTCACTCCCGATCTATTAGCTTCTGCTTCTTCTAAGTTCTGGGCCGACAGAGCTACTGTCTGGCAG GATATACAGTGTGAATCTCTTGAATCTTTGTATCATATGAAGCATTTTGTTGCAAG AAGGGAATCACCTTGGAAGGTAGATGGTGAATCAACTGGAGTTTCCTCTAAACTAGAGCTGCTTGAACAGGAACTATTGAATTTGGAAAAACTAGGCAAAAGTGATTTTTCAAGGGTACCTTCATTAATGAGGAAGCAGGCCAGAAGGTATCAAGCTCTTACTGCAAAGATTGATGATCTCTGCAGAAGAATG CAGGCTAGTGATCCCTCTGAACCTACCCTCAGTGTAGAGTTTGAAACACAGAGGCAGACGGAGTTTTTGCTGGAAGCATTTCGGCTTCAGCAGCATGCATCTGAAACTGGTCAAAAGCTAATGGCATTACAAACCGAGATAGGGAAGAGTTACTACAAGGATGATATTGGAAGGTCAGGGTCAGCCAAAGCGGGCACGAAACAATCCATGGATTCCATTAGAAACAACTTACAGGAAGTACAAAGAAACTTGGAGATATGGTTGGCCAGAATTATAGGAGACCTGGAAGGGATTCTGGCCAGAGATGGCTCTTGCTCTTCTCGTATTAGGGAATACTGCGTTTCTAGATACAACAGTCATTTTGTGCAGTAG
- the LOC107933488 gene encoding protein EDS1L-like, whose translation MGSLTIGEISGELIKKTCSIAMAAHKSPEKPYLVQKSSEVLISFPGSWSVGDWFTQQPFGEMKIEGSELLCPKGNDKVATSLRSIGRDELASVNKGFLTRFEMILAKPSLQTEVEKAIKEKKKIVFTGHSSGGAIAILATVWFLEHYLKPGKTLMSPLCVTFGSPLVGDFIFNHALIRENWSNFFLHFVMRYDIVPRILLAALSTMGQELDQILKLLSQKAMFPIQGSVREASTFYTSVMRNASAVASHAACRLMGNTNPILETVASFIELSPYRPCGTFVFLPGHGKLVVVKNADAILQLLFYSAQLCSENQLNAIAERSLNDHLGYPSELQGCLNWQNVVQLDHLEGLPLSSSDAAAGNIATNIALDDLGLSTRARLCLRAAGEHEKQKLSNQQRMDNKMQEIELGLAKLEEYKSKSALCKVGYYDAFRISKYEDDFKANVTRLELTGIWDEIIEMLNRYELPEPFESRKVWIELATKYRRIVEPLDIANYYRHAKNEDTGPYMHKGRPRRYRYTQRWREHGLRMPVGSSAESCFWAEVEELLLLYRTADPGAFEVIRERTINLERKLDEWIRSNQISNDVFLKGSSFTKWWITLPIQHKSVSPIQGQINREI comes from the exons ATGGGTAGCCTTACGATTGGGGAAATTTCTGGGGAACTGATAAAGAAAACATGTTCGATTGCGATGGCAGCACATAAGTCGCCGGAAAAGCCTTACCTTGTACAAAAATCATCGGAAGTATTGATCAGCTTCCCTGGATCCTGGTCTGTGGGTGACTGGTTTACTCAACAACCTTTCGGGGAAATGAAGATTGAGGGGTCGGAGTTGCTGTGTCCCAAAGGCAACGATAAAGTGGCCACATCTCTTAGAAGTATTGGACGTGATGAACTTGCAAGCGTTAATAAAGGGTTTTTGACAAGATTTGAGATGATTTTGGCTAAACCTTCGCTTCAAACTGAG GTAGAAAAAGCTAttaaggagaagaagaagatagTGTTTACTGGACATTCATCTGGTGGCGCCATTGCTATCCTAGCAACAGTCTGGTTCTTGGAGCACTATTTGAAACCTGGGAAAACCTTGATGTCACCTCTTTGTGTGACATTCGGATCCCCTCTTGTTGGTGATTTCATTTTCAACCATGCACTTATAAGAGAGAATTGGTCGAACTTTTTTCTGCATTTTGTGATGAGATATGATATTGTCCCCCGGATTTTGCTTGCGGCTTTGTCTACCATGGGGCAGGAACTAGACCAGATCCTTAAACTGTTGAGCCAGAAGGCAATGTTTCCTATTCAGGGATCAGTTCGAGAAGCATCGACGTTTTATACAAGTGTGATGAGAAATGCATCAGCTGTTGCCAGCCATGCTGCCTGCCGATTAATGGGAAACACAAATCCAATATTGGAAACTGTGGCAAGCTTCATTGAGCTAAGCCCTTATAGGCCCTGTGGAACTTTTGTGTTTCTCCCTGGACATGGGAAGCTGGTTGTGGTAAAAAATGCCGATGCTATTCTTCAACTACTGTTCTACTCTGCTCAGCTCTGCTCTGAGAATCAACTTAATGCCATTGCTGAGAGAAGCCTCAATGACCACTTGGGTTATCCAAGCGAGCTTCAAGGATGCTTGAATTGGCAAAATGTTGTTCAATTAGATCATTTGGAAGGGCTTCCACTCTCGTCGAGTGACGCAGCTGCTGGGAATATTGCAACAAATATTGCCTTAGATGACCTTGGCTTG AGCACTAGGGCCAGGTTGTGTCTTCGGGCTGCCGGAGAGCACGAAAAGCAAAAATTAAGTAACCAGCAAAGAATGGATAATAAGATGCAAGAAATTGAATTAGGACTTGCAAAACTAGAAGAGTACAAGAGCAAATCTGCATTGTGCAAGGTGGGCTATTATGACGCCTTCAGGATATCAAAATACGAGGATGATTTCAAAGCAAATGTAACGAGGCTGGAACTAACAGGAATATGGGATGAGATCATTGAAATGCTGAATAGGTATGAACTCCCTGAACCATTCGAAAGCCGAAAAGTTTGGATAGAGCTTGCAACCAAGTACCGTCGCATTGTCGAGCCTTTGGACATTGCCAATTATTATCGACATGCGAAAAACGAAGACACTGGACCCTATATGCACAAAGGCAGACCAAGACGCTACAGATACACTCAAAGATGGCGTGAGCATGGCTTGAGAATGCCGGTGGGATCAAGTGCAGAGTCCTGTTTCTGGGCTGAGGTAGAGGAGCTGCTGCTGCTCTATAGGACTGCCGACCCTGGAGCATTTGAAGTTATCAGGGAAAGAACTATAAATCTGGAAAGAAAGTTGGATGAATGGATTCGTAGCAACCAAATAAGCAATGATGTGTTCTTGAAAGGCTCCTCCTTTACCAAATGGTGGATAACACTTCCTATCCAACACAAATCCGTCTCTCCAATCCAGGGGCAGATCAACAGAGAAATCTAA
- the LOC107933472 gene encoding probable aspartic protease At2g35615, whose product MASTFGNCSVLSSVVLLIMCICLTQWLLVFPVAKTIPNGFSVDLIHRDSPLSPLYSPLETPFVRFYNAYNRSISRINRFRPSYSEAVWSDIMASGGEYFMNISIGTPPVLVLGIADTGSDLTWVQCKPCEECYRQKPPLFDPMKSSTYKSVQCGSGPCNALDSSDRVCDQEQNTCKYSYSYGDRSFTRGNVALEKFTIGAANSTRIDSPVSFPNLVFGCGHKNGGTFDDVGSGIIGLGGGPLSLVKQLSKSIHGKFSYCLQAPDSAAKSSKLIFGTATDSNVVSTSTPLVDRDPSTYYYVTLEAISVGDKKLAYGRGSASSATEEGNIIIDSGTTLTFLESEFYNSLESALEEAIEAKRVSDPKGLLSPCFEADKDMDLPIITFHFSGADVKLQPWNTFAQVQDHMVCFTIVPSNDIAIFGNLSQMDFLVSYDLEERSVSFTPTDCPKNH is encoded by the coding sequence ATGGCTTCAACTTTCGGAAACTGTTCAGTATTATCTTCTGTGGTTCTACTAATAATGTGCATATGCTTGACTCAGTGGCTGCTAGTGTTTCCAGTTGCAAAAACCATCCCAAATGGCTTTTCGGTGGACCTCATACACCGTGACTCCCCACTCTCTCCGCTTTACAGCCCTCTTGAGACCCCGTTTGTTCGTTTCTACAATGCTTACAACCGCTCTATCTCTCGCATTAATCGTTTCAGGCCAAGTTATTCCGAGGCAGTCTGGTCGGATATAATGGCGAGCGGGGGAGAGTATTTCATGAATATCTCCATTGGAACCCCACCAGTTTTGGTGCTGGGGATAGCCGACACCGGCAGTGATCTCACATGGGTTCAGTGTAAGCCTTGTGAAGAATGTTACCGGCAGAAGCCTCCTCTGTTTGATCCTATGAAATCCTCCACCTACAAGAGCGTTCAATGCGGGTCTGGTCCCTGCAATGCATTGGATAGCTCCGACAGAGTCTGTGATCAAGAGCAGAACACTTGTAAATACAGCTACTCCTATGGAGACCGCTCCTTCACCAGAGGAAATGTTGCTCTCGAGAAGTTCACCATCGGTGCAGCCAACTCTACTCGCATAGACAGTCCGGTTTCCTTTCCGAACCTAGTGTTCGGCTGTGGGCACAAAAACGGTGGCACATTTGATGATGTAGGTTCAGGTATCATCGGCCTTGGTGGAggtcccctttctctagtcaaaCAATTGAGTAAATCCATCCATGGCAAGTTTTCCTACTGTCTGCAGGCTCCGGATTCAGCAGCGAAATCAAGCAAGTTAATATTCGGCACGGCAACCGACTCCAATGTTGTTTCAACTTCAACTCCCTTAGTAGACAGAGACCCTTCAACGTATTACTACGTGACATTAGAGGCCATCAGTGTAGGAGACAAAAAGTTGGCCTACGGCAGAGGATCAGCTTCATCGGCAACAGAGGAAGGCAACATCATCATCGACTCCGGGACGACATTGACGTTCCTGGAATCAGAGTTCTACAACAGCCTTGAATCAGCGTTGGAGGAAGCAATTGAGGCGAAAAGAGTGAGTGATCCCAAGGGGCTTCTCAGCCCATGTTTCGAAGCCGATAAGGACATGGATCTTCCCATTATCACGTTTCATTTTAGCGGTGCGGATGTGAAGTTGCAGCCATGGAATACATTCGCGCAAGTCCAAGATCATATGGTGTGCTTCACCATCGTACCTTCCAATGATATAGCCATTTTTGGGAACCTGTCTCAGATGGATTTCTTGGTCAGTTACGACCTTGAAGAGAGATCTGTCTCCTTCACGCCAACTGATTGCCCCAAAAATCATTAG